GTAGAGGCTTTCGAGCGTGGCTTCGTCCGGATAGATCGCGGTGTCGCCGATGACGTCTTCGATCAGGTACTCTTGCGAAGCGAGGTTGCCGTTCGCGTAGTAAACGTAGTTCGAAGCCGCAGCCATGTTCTCTGCGTCCATGATGAAGTTCAGGAACGCGTGGGCACCTTCGGGGTTCGGCGCGTCAGCCGGAATGGCCATCATGTCGAACCACATCATCGCGCCTTCGGCCGGAGCGTTGTAGGCAATCTCTACGCCGTTGTCGGCTTCCCAAGCACGGTCACGCGCCTGAAGGATGTCGCCCGACCAACCCAGAGCAACGCAAATTTCGCCGTTGGCGAGGGCGTTGATGTATTCCGAGCTGTTGAACTTCTGGATGTAGGGACGAACAGCCATGATGACTTCTTCGGCCTTTGCCAGCGACTCTTCGTCGTGGCCATCGGGGTCCATGCCTGCGTAGGCGAGGGCAGCCGGAATGACTTCGACCGGAGCGTCGAGCAGTTGGATGCCGCATTCGGACAGTTTTTCAGCGTTTGCCGGATCGAAGATCAGCGACAGGCTGTCGAGCGGAGCGTCCTCGCCGAGGATTTCCTGAACCTTGTCGACGTTCACGCCAATAC
Above is a window of Marivivens aquimaris DNA encoding:
- a CDS encoding polyamine ABC transporter substrate-binding protein encodes the protein MKKTMLPIAALMAFGSVAAAEEVHVYNWSDYIDEELLDKFEAETGYELVYDVFDSNEVLETKMLSGGSGYDVVVPTGTFLQRQIAAGAFQPLDYSKLPNAENLWDLIKDRTAEYDPGNEYAINYMWGTTGIGVNVDKVQEILGEDAPLDSLSLIFDPANAEKLSECGIQLLDAPVEVIPAALAYAGMDPDGHDEESLAKAEEVIMAVRPYIQKFNSSEYINALANGEICVALGWSGDILQARDRAWEADNGVEIAYNAPAEGAMMWFDMMAIPADAPNPEGAHAFLNFIMDAENMAAASNYVYYANGNLASQEYLIEDVIGDTAIYPDEATLESLYTTTPWDARSQRTLTRLWTKIKSGI